The following proteins are encoded in a genomic region of Candidatus Dormiibacterota bacterium:
- a CDS encoding ABC transporter ATP-binding protein — MLTVAEATPVPGRTAPAVELRGVSKRFRTRPGGLPWRRGAATEKTALHALDLEMRAGGITGIIGVNGSGKSTLIRILATLMVPDTGTARVFGHDVVADAAAVRRRINRVSVEAAFFKELSPWENLLYAARLYGTVEDARPRAVSVLTRLGLPADAMDRPMKQLSRGQQQKVAIARSFLTTPSLLLMDEPTTGLDPHSKRDVQRLIQVLRDERDVTIVLCTHDLAEAEALCDRIVILEAGAVVADAPPAELCSSGESLEDVFLRMTGRSIGDDREDGS; from the coding sequence ATGCTGACGGTGGCAGAGGCGACACCGGTGCCGGGCCGGACGGCGCCGGCGGTGGAGCTCCGCGGGGTGAGCAAGCGCTTCCGCACGCGTCCGGGCGGGCTGCCCTGGCGGCGGGGGGCGGCGACCGAGAAAACCGCGCTGCACGCCCTCGACCTGGAGATGCGCGCCGGTGGGATCACCGGGATCATCGGCGTGAACGGGAGCGGCAAGTCGACACTCATCCGCATCCTCGCGACCCTGATGGTGCCGGACACCGGCACCGCGCGCGTCTTCGGGCATGACGTGGTCGCCGACGCCGCTGCGGTGCGCCGCCGCATCAACCGGGTCTCGGTCGAGGCCGCGTTCTTCAAGGAGCTGAGCCCGTGGGAGAACCTGCTCTACGCGGCGCGGCTGTACGGCACCGTCGAGGATGCGCGCCCGCGCGCGGTGTCTGTGCTCACCCGGCTGGGGTTGCCCGCCGACGCCATGGACCGTCCGATGAAGCAGCTCTCGCGCGGCCAGCAGCAGAAGGTGGCGATCGCGCGCAGCTTCCTCACCACCCCCTCGCTGCTGCTCATGGACGAGCCCACCACCGGTCTCGATCCCCACTCCAAGCGCGACGTGCAGCGGCTCATCCAGGTGCTGCGCGACGAGCGCGACGTGACCATCGTGCTCTGCACCCACGACCTCGCCGAGGCCGAGGCGCTCTGCGACCGCATCGTCATCCTCGAGGCCGGCGCGGTGGTGGCCGACGCGCCGCCGGCGGAGCTGTGCAGCTCCGGTGAGAGCCTCGAGGACGTGTTCCTGCGCATGACCGGCCGCAGCATCGGTGACGACAGGGAGGACGGCTCATGA